The sequence GTCCTACTCACTGGCATCGCCTTTGTCACCTGCGTCGCCGTCTTCCTCCGCCCCGTGCTCGCCTGGATGGCCCGCCGCTCCCCGGAGGGCGAGCCCGTCAAGGAGTCCTACATCTGCGCCACCCTCACTCTCGTTCTCGCCGCAGGATTCACCACCGATGCTATCGGCATCCACGCCCTTTTCGGCGCCTTTGTGGTGGGCATCGCCGTGCCCAAGGATGGGCCCTTCGCGGGGGTGCTCATCGAGAAGGTGGAGGACCTGGTGTCCGGCCTCTTCCTCCCGCTCTACTTCGTCTCCAGCGGCCTCAAGACTAACGTCGCCACCATCAAAGGCGGCCGCTCATGGGGCCTCCTTGTCCTCGTCATCACCAACGCCTGCCTCGGCAAGATCGTCGGCACCATCATCGCGTCTGTCGTCGCCAAGGTCCCCATACGCGAGGCCGTCACCCTCGGCTTCCTCATGAACACCAAGGGACTCGTCGAGCTCATCGTCCTCAACATCGGCAAGGACCGCAAGGTCTGATACGTATTCCCCTATTCACAATGTATACACCTTTCCCCCCGTCCTATCAGTATGACTTATGCCGACATTATATCGAACAGGTGCTCAACGACGAGACGTTCGCCATCATGGTGCTGATGGCTTTGTTCACCACCTTCATTACCACTCCCATCGTCATGGGCATCTACAAGCCTGCCCGGCGAGCAGCGCCCTACAGGCACCGGACGGTGGAGAGGTCAGATATGGACAGCGAGCTCCGCGTCCTTGCCTGCTTCCACGGCAGCCGCAATATCCCCACCATGGTCAACGTCATCGAGTCATCCCGCGGCACCCGCCGTCGCCGCCTTACCGTGTATGCCATGCACCTAATGGAGCTCTCGGAGCGGTCGTCAGCCATCTCCATGGTCCACAAGGCCCGCCGCAACGGCCTACCCTTCTGGAACAAGGGGGGCAACGCCGATCAGATGGTCGTGGCCTTCGAAGCGTACCGGCAGCTCAGCGCCGTCACCGTTCGCCCCATGACAGCCATATCCGACCTCGACACCATCCACGAGGACATCGTCACCAGCGCTCAGCAGAAGCGCGCCGCCCTCATCCTCCTCCCCTTCCACAAACTGCAGCAGATCGACGGCACCTTCGAATCCATAGGCCACGCATACCATCTCGTCAACCAGCGAGTCCTCCGCCACGCACCCTGCTCCGTGGCCATTCTTGTGGACCGCGGCCTCGGCGGAAGCACTAAGATCACCTCCGACGAGGTATCCTACACAGTCGCGGTCCTCTTCTTCGGCGGCCCCGACGACCCCGAGGTCCTAGCCTACGGCACGCGCATGGCGGAGCACCCGGGCGTTTCCCTCATGGTTCTCCGCTTCCTCCCGGCCGCTACAGTGGACCaggatgagcttgccaaagatgagGCCTGCATCTCCAACTTCAGGGCCAATTTGCCATCCTCGTCGGCATCCGATGGGTCGGTCAAGTACGAGGAGACATCGGCTTCGGACAAGGCGGGAATCATAGCGGCCATCAAGAACTTAGGCCGGTGCAACATCTTCATCGTGGGCCGCTCGCCGCCGGCGGTCGCCCTGGTCGAGAAGAGCGACTGCCCGGAGCTGGGACCCGTGGGGAGCTACCTGGCCGCCTCAGAGTTCTCGACCACAGCGTCGGTGGTTGTGATCCAGAGGTACGATCCCAAGGGGGACACGTCCACGCTGGTGGAGGAGGTAGCGGTGGTGCACGATGTGCCCGACACACCGCTGGCCTTTGCCACGCCGGAGTCTTCCCTCCATGACAAAGGAAAAGGCAGGTAGACTGGAAGTTGTGGTCAATAATACCATACCACATCAGGCGGCTTCCCTTTGGCGTTGGAGAGGGAAGCGCACCTATGGTTCCATGCTTGTCGATCTCTATTGCCGGCCTGTTAGTTCAGCCTTTTCGTCCATACATAGTGGAGTATGCGATGAGCACGGAGTGATGACGATAGTGTAATGAGGAACAGCATCAGTGTACGCAGGTAGAAGAGGATGATACATGCCAGCATCATGCTCTGCTCTCTTCACTTGTACCACAACCTCACAAAGCATCATCTTCTCATACTAGCAGAATGAGAATGTTACAGAAGTGTACCCATTGAACTTTGTCGCAAAAAGAAACCTTTGTTATATTTTGGCTATCAAGGAGGATTTCCTTCAACAAGATTTCTTTATACAATTGAAGAAATCTTATCTGGAGACATATCGAAAATATCCTTTTACGGTGATGAATAGATCTAATTATCATAATCACGATCTCGCATTGTCTAACTTGAAAGATGCAAGTAGCCATCAACATGTCATAATTCCTAAATCAAATAGTGATCGTGATCTAAGCATATATTGGTGATCTAGGACGAGAGTCTTGGCCTTTTACTCTTATGGTATGGAGCCGAGTCTCTTATAGCACGTAGAGAATGGCGAGATGCTGACTTGAAATATGTTTTTTCATATCAGCACTTAAATACCGGTTTATTTGTTTCTTTATgccggaaaagaaagaaaaactactTGCGCATATCTCCGGTTGTGTCGGGCAGGATTTGCCATGGACCGAACCGGCCCAAAATGGCTTTATGCTTGCATTCTTGACGCGGATTTGATGTGATGGTTCGACATTTTCGAACCAGACCGGTCGCCGAGTTGATGGGCTGAACCGACCCCGGCCATCTGTTTCAAGCAATTGATCGCCCAAACCGCCCGAGTCCTAATGAGAACACAGGTGATTATTGTAATTGTGGTCGACGAAAATGACTTAGTGATCGATGAGAACACTGGGTacttcttttgcttcttgtaggagaggaggaggaagagaatgaGAAGAAAAAATGACGACAATATGTAATGCAAAAAAAAGGACAACGTCGATGATGACGCTCTACATAAGTTGCTTGATAACTATGTTGACAAAAAATacatataaaaaatgataaaaaaatagttCAACATCAGCATCGATGCTAACGTGGATATAGATGCAGAGCCCTGCTAAGTATCTATGTCAATGTCATCGTATATATAAAGTAATGTGACCCTTATCATTTTTTCTCCATTTATCGCTTAGCATATGTAAGAGGGAAGAATGATGAGTGATACTCGACATTCTCGTATTGTTTTGCATCACTCATTATCTCCCCCCCTCCTTACGTGTGTTGATAAAAGGGGGAAGAAGGACAAGGGTCACACCACTCTTCATCTATTTCGATATCAATGCAAATACCGCTCTGTATTTGCGTCAACACCAATATAAATGTCGAATGATCATTTTATCGTTTTACATCTATGTCATAGTCGATGTAATTGTTGAGCGACATCGATAGAACATTTGTATCTGCATCGTTCTCTTCGTCTTCTTCGTTTCTATCATATCTCATCATCGTTTTTTCTCTTTCATCCTCATCCGCGAGAAGCCAAGTCCCAAACGCTTTCCTTTCAACACTATATAATTAATttaacataaaaaaatcatcattgttatttgatttttaatttaaatatgattttgaagtggtaaaaaaaaagaaggaagaggGCAGAATAGAAAttacaaattaattaattaattatgtaGATTTTTTATTGCGAGGAATCCTTATCCCGACTCGCGGGGTAGCTGAGGGTTTTCGTCGTTCCCTCGCCTCgtcctcgctcgctctctctcgaTAGACTGACGTGAGAGCAAAATGCTGGCGAGcagcgctcctcctcctcctccccttcttcagaaGGACCTCCTCTTCTCCTACTCTCTCCAAAGCCCTTTACTTCCTCCTCTGCTTTCTCCGATTCGGCGCCTCTTCGCTCTTCGCCGCCGATGTGGCTGCTCGTTCGAACGCGCCGCTCGAGGGGAGAGGGATGAGTCGCCGGTGGTGGCTGCGGCGTCCGGCCGCCACGGCTACGAGCGTATCCCCATGGAGACGGCCGGCGCTTACCGCCTGGTCGACAGAGAGACTGGGGAGAAGTTCATCGTCTGGGGAGGGTCCGATGACAACGACGATGCCGACACCAACATCCCCTCCGCGGAGGTCCTCTCTTGGAAACCCCCTACCGCCGAAGGTCGACAGGAAGGTGAGCAATCCTTGTCCTCTCCCCCGCTTGTAACCTTCGTCGTTTACAATTCCATTCATGAGGCAGAAACCCTACTTCACGTTCTAAAGAACGCGTACTGAGTTGGTCAAAAACCCGACATGcgattttatttttccttttcttgattTTGCATTGGAAACTACAAAATTATTTCGTTGAGACATACACATTGTTGAGCTGGTCATGATCGGTGAGGACAGGTTGATGGTTGCTGCTTCTTCAGTAAGAGCTGGTCTTCATACTATGAGATGTTTTattccttattctttcttgtcaaTCGTCTCCTAAGGTTGCAGAGGTTTTTTATACCACAGGAGTTGATGTGACAATGCCTATTGATGAAACCGGCAATAAGAAAGTTGTGCCTGCTGGTGGATCTCGTAGAAGTTTCGGAAGGCTGAAGGCACAGAAGGTGAAGTCCTTGATAAAGAAAACCTCCAAAAATTATATGGATGACTCTAAAATTGGAAGTGTCACGTTTGTTGGAGATTCACCTTCAAGTGATACCAATCAAACAGATTCATTTGGTTGTGGCAGAGCACAGGGTCTGAAGGATTCAGATTTGAAGGACAATTCAGCAGTGAATGAAGAGACTGAAGCCACAAATTCTTTGCGCTTGAATTCTAGAGAAGATGATTATGCTTCATTTCTAGACAGATCTGTTCCAAGGAATGCTTCCTTCAGGGGATGGGGAGGTGCTGCTTCTAATCGGGCTGGTACAGTTGTCCGGTCTAAGCAGCACAAGAAAATGGCTACTGATGCTGGATTTTTTAGCAGGAAATCTTTCAAAGATGTCGGTTGCACTGATGACATGGTTGGTGCTTTGAGGGGACTGACGTTCCTTCGCCCATCTCATATTCAGGTGTTTCTTAGTTTCTGCTGAGAATATttgctttgctttttttttttcttttctgatctATACCAGAAGTCTCACACTTTTCTGATCATGGTTGCTAGGATGAACCCCTTATAAGCTTGCTTGGTTTCTATGATCTCAGAAAATGATGATACTGTCAAATCTAGTAAATTTGattaaagaaaattttatggGTTTCCTCTTAtccaaatattatataaattatctgTTCAGTGAAATTCTCATATTGGATCCTTGGCTTGCTTCTGAATCTGTTCACAATTATGTCAATGAAATTATCCAAATTGATCACTGGTTTGATTTGGGAATAAAATGACTTGTGAAAACTCAAGCAGAACGTTTATGTAGTTTTTGAATACTGCaggcaatggcatatggacctatTATAGAAGGAAAGACTTGTATTGTTGCTGATCAGAGTGGATCTGGTAAGACATTGGCTTATCTTGCTCCAACTATACAATGCTTAAGACAGGAAGAGATACTAGGTCTTGGTAAAGCATCATCAAGGAGCCCAAGAGTGATAATATTGGTGCCTACTGCTGAATTGGCTTCACAGGTTGGTATTTGGTGTCACCATCACCAACTTTTTCTGTGTTTCATCTTTCTGAGGCACCAATAGTTGAAGTTGATCTATACCGTTCAGTTTTGATTGTCTTGTCAAAACTAGCTAGTTTGGTGTAACTAATTAATCAACAGTGAATATAGAATCTTGGCATAATATCTGGTCAATATTGCTTATAGGTGTAATATCTAGTGATAATTAGCACTTTGAGAAACCAAATAAGTGACTATTGACATATTTAAGACAAACACAGATGAATGCCTTTACAAGAGTATCATAAGCTACCAAACACAACAACATCATTGAACAATCTGGCTGTATTATTTGAGCATGAGTTAGAAAGAAATTTATTGtgtttaatttagttttaaaagCACAAATAAATTTAGAAACCAATTATTGGTCATAGACATGCATGATTATCTATTTGCATGCTCTTGGGATATGGCCAGATAAATAACTCTGTACAGAAAGGGAATAACTCCGATCATGTATAACTCTGTGCCAATCACGTTTATGTTCTCTAAACTCTTTCTGACGTAGGTAATGAAATCGATATAAATTAAAATCGCCAAACTCACAAAGATTGTTAAATGAGAAGTCCACAGGGCCTACATTGAAATGGAAACCGATAATTTGTCCCTTTGTTGTTATGGTCTGTAgttttgattttgataatttgtccCTTTGGTCCTTTTTTTTATACTTTCATGTCTTAGTTTTCTTCTCCTCTGTGATTACATGCTTGATTTGGACTCCCATTTTGATTGTGGATTGCTTTTCCTTTGTCCTTCCTCCAATATGATGGTTGCCTAAAAAACTCGAATTGTTTTTGAAATTTACACAGCAAAGAAGAAGTGGATGATTCGGAGTTGGCTTTTCTGGGAATCGTAgtgatttttcttcttttgcttttTCTCATTTTCTGTCATTGGCTGCCTTTTCACGTGCACTTAATAATTGGCTTTCTTGTTATTGTTCAATAGTTTGTTCCTTTTCTTTCGCCATGTTGATAATTGCTTAGTGAGTTGGATTTGCTTTTGCATATTCAAAGTAGAAATGGGTGTTGCCGATGGTATTGTGTCTGATGGAGTAGCATGAATTTGATATATATGTATGCAGTGCATGTGATGCATATTGATGGAACTGCTGAAATAAAATTTAGAATTTCACTCAAGTGTTTGTGAATGACATGGAACTTCTATTTCTGATGTTAGCGTTTGACTTTGCCTGAACCTTTTATATTTGCAGGTTCTTAGTAATTGCCGGTCGATAGCAAAATATGGTGTCCCATTCAGATCTATGGTTGCAACAGGCGGCTTTCGACAGAAAACTCAGCTAGACAATCTTAATGAAGAATCCGATGTACTCATTGCAACACCTGGCCGTTATATGTATCTGCTACAAGAAGGCTTTCTGCAACTAACGAACCTTAGATGGTAATCCGTGTTTGCATTTTTCAGTTTTTGCTATATCAAAGCATCACggttaaatttaattttaattggaATTCTTTTGGTTTGCTTTATGTGACTGCAGAAATGTGCTTTTGTACAGATCTGAACTGGCATGCTTCTTAATGTACCTTTGCTGAAAGTTTAATGTGGCTTCCATAAACAACAATCTGTTTTGAACTAAAAGTTCTAAAAGAAATAGCAAAAGTTTTTAAGTCACAGTATGTTCTCGGAAGTTTTCTAAGACAGTATCAAGTACATAAAAGTAAAGTTGTTTCTTGTGAGGTTGTCATGTAAAAAAAAGAATAGAGCTTGTTTAAACACCTATGAACTAATCTCTTTAATACATGCAGTGTTGTCCTAGATGAAGTGGACATCCTATTCAGAGATGACGGATTTGAACATGTTCTTGAGAGCTTCATAAGTTCTGCACCAGTGTCGGCACAATATCTTTTTGTTACTGCAACTCTTCCAGTTGATATCTATAATAAAGTGGTCGAAATATTTCCGGACTCTGAAGTAATCATGGGACCTGGCATGCACCGTACAAGCTCCGGTCTCGAAGAGGTTAGTCTTCCATTATCTGCTTGTTTCTACCTTGAAGTGACGTGTAAAATCATTGATTCTGGCTACTTAACAAATGGGATGTAAAATCAGTCTTTAGGTGTAACCAAGCTGTAATTATGGCCGATAATTGGTTCTGGCAACTGAATGAATGATTGTGGAATACTTGATCTTTTTAATTGTAGATTGTGTGTTTATATACACAAAAAATCACATTCACCTTCAATTTatcaaagtagaaatacaaaatTGTTTTCTCCTACTTCGTGACTcccaattttaattttaatgaaaTATTTAACTATCATATATTTTAATATCCCTTGCCAGACCAACCGTCGGCAACCCCGAAAAATATTGCATCATAATTATCATTCTTGTACTTTGTCCATTAGTATAACACTAGTGGTTGAAGTGTTGAACAACTCAAGCCCCAGGTTACTTGGAATTGTGGACAGGAATTTTAGACCAACTGGCAATTGACATCAACCCTCCTGATTCAATGACAAATTTATAGCCAAGGTTAGGCAAAGATATGTTTGCAGAAAACATAAGAGGCTAGTTGGT comes from Musa acuminata AAA Group cultivar baxijiao chromosome BXJ3-3, Cavendish_Baxijiao_AAA, whole genome shotgun sequence and encodes:
- the LOC103978905 gene encoding cation/H(+) antiporter 19, encoding MATTSACPTPSTVTSNGSWDGDNPLHHALPLIILQICLVVVVTRALAFVLRPLRQPRVIAEIIGGILLGPSALGRSTRFTENVFPKHSMTVLDTLANIGLIFFLFLVGLELDIRAIRRTGKGALAIALAGISLPFVLGVGTSVVLRSTIVKGTRQGPFLVFMGVALSITAFPVLARILAELKLLTTDLGRMAMSAAAVNDVAAWILLALAIALSGNGSPIVSLWVLLTGIAFVTCVAVFLRPVLAWMARRSPEGEPVKESYICATLTLVLAAGFTTDAIGIHALFGAFVVGIAVPKDGPFAGVLIEKVEDLVSGLFLPLYFVSSGLKTNVATIKGGRSWGLLVLVITNACLGKIVGTIIASVVAKVPIREAVTLGFLMNTKGLVELIVLNIGKDRKVLNDETFAIMVLMALFTTFITTPIVMGIYKPARRAAPYRHRTVERSDMDSELRVLACFHGSRNIPTMVNVIESSRGTRRRRLTVYAMHLMELSERSSAISMVHKARRNGLPFWNKGGNADQMVVAFEAYRQLSAVTVRPMTAISDLDTIHEDIVTSAQQKRAALILLPFHKLQQIDGTFESIGHAYHLVNQRVLRHAPCSVAILVDRGLGGSTKITSDEVSYTVAVLFFGGPDDPEVLAYGTRMAEHPGVSLMVLRFLPAATVDQDELAKDEACISNFRANLPSSSASDGSVKYEETSASDKAGIIAAIKNLGRCNIFIVGRSPPAVALVEKSDCPELGPVGSYLAASEFSTTASVVVIQRYDPKGDTSTLVEEVAVVHDVPDTPLAFATPESSLHDKGKGR
- the LOC135633755 gene encoding DEAD-box ATP-dependent RNA helicase 50-like, whose protein sequence is MLASSAPPPPPLLQKDLLFSYSLQSPLLPPLLSPIRRLFALRRRCGCSFERAARGERDESPVVAAASGRHGYERIPMETAGAYRLVDRETGEKFIVWGGSDDNDDADTNIPSAEVLSWKPPTAEGRQEGVDVTMPIDETGNKKVVPAGGSRRSFGRLKAQKVKSLIKKTSKNYMDDSKIGSVTFVGDSPSSDTNQTDSFGCGRAQGLKDSDLKDNSAVNEETEATNSLRLNSREDDYASFLDRSVPRNASFRGWGGAASNRAGTVVRSKQHKKMATDAGFFSRKSFKDVGCTDDMVGALRGLTFLRPSHIQAMAYGPIIEGKTCIVADQSGSGKTLAYLAPTIQCLRQEEILGLGKASSRSPRVIILVPTAELASQVLSNCRSIAKYGVPFRSMVATGGFRQKTQLDNLNEESDVLIATPGRYMYLLQEGFLQLTNLRCVVLDEVDILFRDDGFEHVLESFISSAPVSAQYLFVTATLPVDIYNKVVEIFPDSEVIMGPGMHRTSSGLEEVLVDCSGADGEEKNPDTAFQNKKSALLQLLELPVPKTIVFCNKIETCRMVENVLNRYDRKGSQIQVLPFHAAIAQEIRLSNMREFLNSRSKDSKFLICTDRASRGIDFAGVDHVVLFDFPRDPSEYVRRVGRTARGAGGKGKAYVFVVGKQVSLARRIMERNKKGHPLHDLPCASLVP